From Halomicrobium salinisoli, the proteins below share one genomic window:
- the cdd gene encoding cytidine deaminase has protein sequence MDSLIEAAREAVEASYAPYSEYYVGAALETADGTVYTGCNVENANYSNSLHAEEVALGSAVRDGHREFARIAVSTAARDGQTPCGMCRQSLTEFSDDDFAVLCDEGDDVTEYRLGDLLPATIEREDLE, from the coding sequence ATGGATTCGCTGATCGAGGCCGCCCGCGAGGCCGTCGAGGCCTCCTACGCGCCGTACTCGGAGTACTACGTCGGCGCTGCGCTGGAGACCGCCGACGGCACCGTCTACACGGGCTGTAACGTCGAGAACGCCAACTACAGCAACAGCCTCCACGCCGAGGAGGTCGCGCTGGGCTCGGCGGTCCGGGACGGCCACCGCGAGTTCGCCCGTATCGCAGTCTCCACCGCTGCGCGGGACGGCCAGACCCCCTGCGGGATGTGCCGCCAGTCCCTCACTGAGTTCTCCGACGACGACTTCGCGGTCCTCTGCGACGAGGGCGACGACGTCACGGAGTACCGGCTGGGCGACCTGCTGCCGGCGACCATCGAGCGGGAGGACCTGGAATGA
- a CDS encoding nucleoside phosphorylase has product MSGPADGDGPTEVADSEDSGDLADSEDPNDGEQYHLEVAPGDVADSVLLPGNPERVEKIVDAWDDHEEVASHREFRTATGTYEDTPISVTSTGIGSPSAAIAVEELARVGADTLLRVGSCGAIREEASVGDLVITTGAVRQEGTSDEYVREDYPATADYRVVSALVAAAEELGYDYHRGLTCSTDSFYAGQSRPGFEGFEARGSDERIAELREAGVLNFEMEASSVLTLANLYGLRAGAVCTVYANRVTGEFRTEGERKAAKTASLAVKYLAEMDDAVAESDADAWHAGLSI; this is encoded by the coding sequence ATGAGCGGGCCAGCGGACGGCGACGGACCCACAGAGGTCGCGGACAGCGAGGATTCCGGCGATCTCGCCGACAGCGAGGACCCGAACGACGGCGAGCAGTACCACCTCGAAGTAGCGCCGGGCGACGTCGCCGACTCCGTCCTGCTCCCGGGAAATCCCGAGCGCGTCGAGAAGATCGTCGACGCCTGGGACGACCACGAAGAGGTCGCCAGCCACCGCGAGTTCCGCACCGCCACGGGCACCTACGAGGACACGCCCATCTCGGTAACCTCGACGGGGATCGGGTCGCCCTCGGCGGCCATCGCGGTCGAGGAGCTGGCCCGCGTCGGCGCGGACACGCTCCTCCGCGTGGGCTCCTGCGGCGCCATCCGCGAGGAGGCCAGCGTCGGCGACCTGGTCATCACCACCGGCGCGGTCCGGCAGGAGGGCACCAGCGACGAGTACGTCCGCGAGGACTACCCCGCCACGGCGGACTACCGCGTCGTCTCCGCGCTGGTCGCCGCCGCCGAGGAGCTGGGCTACGACTACCACCGCGGACTGACCTGCTCGACGGACAGCTTCTACGCCGGCCAGTCCCGCCCCGGCTTCGAGGGGTTCGAAGCCCGCGGCAGCGACGAGCGCATCGCGGAGCTCCGGGAGGCCGGCGTCCTCAACTTCGAGATGGAGGCCAGTTCCGTCCTCACGCTGGCGAACCTCTACGGCCTCCGGGCCGGCGCGGTCTGTACCGTCTACGCCAACCGCGTCACCGGCGAGTTCCGCACCGAGGGCGAGCGCAAGGCCGCGAAGACGGCCAGCCTCGCCGTGAAGTACCTCGCCGAGATGGACGACGCGGTCGCCGAGAGCGACGCCGACGCGTGGCACGCCGGGCTGTCGATCTGA